One genomic segment of Hemiscyllium ocellatum isolate sHemOce1 chromosome 49, sHemOce1.pat.X.cur, whole genome shotgun sequence includes these proteins:
- the LOC132837159 gene encoding histone H2A-like, which yields MSGRGKGGGKARSKAKSRSSRAGLQFPVGRVHRLLRKGNYAERVGAGAPVYLAAVLEYLTAEILELAGNAARDNKKTRIIPRHLQLAVRNDEELNKLLGGVTIAQGGVLPNIQAVLLPKKTSAAGSAKK from the coding sequence ATGTCTGGAAGAGGAAAGGGTGGTGGGAAAGCTCGCTCGAAGGCCAAGTCTCGGTCGTCCCGGGCTGGCCTGCAGTTCCCGGTGGGCCGTGTTCACAGGCTCCTGAGAAAGGGCAACTATGCTGAGCGTGTGGGTGCCGGAGCGCCGGTCTATCTGGCTGCGGTGCTGGAGTATCTGACGGCTGAAATCCTGGAGCTGGCTGGCAACGCGGCCCGGGACAACAAGAAGACCCGCATCATCCCCAGGCACCTGCAGCTGGCCGTGCGCAACGACGAGGAGCTCAACAAGCTGCTGGGAGGGGTGACCATCGCTCAGGGCGGGGTGCTGCCTAATATCCAGGCCGTGCTACTGCCCAAGAAAACCTCCGCTGCTGGATCTGCTAAAAAGTGA
- the LOC132837180 gene encoding histone H2B 7-like, producing MAEEKKAQQPSKKGAKKAVKRAPAKGAKKRKRSRKESYSIYIYKVMKQVHPDTGISSKAMSIMNSFVKDIFERIAGEASRLAHYNKRSTISSREIQTAVRLLLPGELAKHAVSEGTKAVTKYTSSK from the coding sequence ATGGCAGAGGAAAAGAAAGCGCAGCAACCCTCCAAGAAGGGCGCTAAGAAAGCGGTGAAGAGGGCGCCAGCGAAGGGCGCCAAGAAACGGAAAAGGTCCAGGAAAGAAAGTTACTCCATCTACATCTACAAAGTGATGAAGCAGGTTCACCCTGACACCGGCATCTCTTCCAAGGCCATGAGCATCATGAACTCGTTCGTCAAAGATATTTTCGAGCGCATCGCGGGGGAGGCTTCCCGCCTGGCCCATTACAACAAGCGCAGCACCATCAGCTCCCGGGAGATCCAGACCGCCGTGCGGCTGCTGCTGCCCGGGGAGCTGGCCAAGCACGCCGTGTCGGAGGGCACAAAGGCGGTGACCAAGTACACCAGCTCCAAGTGA